Genomic DNA from Ornithorhynchus anatinus isolate Pmale09 chromosome 14, mOrnAna1.pri.v4, whole genome shotgun sequence:
CGGAAGCGTCGTGGCGGGGCGAGCCGCGGGCGAGGCTAAGATGGAGGCCGTCGGAGTCCTCGGTGGCGGGCCCGCCCCCTGGCCTCTTGGCGCCCTCCCCGTGGGCCCCTCCACTCACCCGACGGATGCTCGGGGTTCCCGTCGGACATGGGGGAGCCCTCGCCGGGATGCCGGTGGTCCAGGTGGGCGCTCTTGTAGTGGGCCTGGATGGCGGCGGCCCCGCCCggctccccctctcccggcccctccccctcgccctggGCGGCCTTCCCATTTTTCCGGCGCCGGGGCTGATACTTGTAGTCCGGATGGTCCTTCTTGTGCTGCATCCTCAGCCGTTCGGCCTCCTCGATGAACGGCCGCTTGTCGCTCTCGTTCAGCAAcctgggcgggggaggcaggcgaAGTCAGGGGAGGTTCCGTGCGGCCTCGCGTGCAGCCTCGCGTGCAGCCTCACGTGCAGCCTCGCGTGCCTCGCCGCAGAGCCCTGGCCTGCGTGCCCGCATCGCACGTAGGCCCATAGGCCCCATCGTCGCCCCCCCGTCTCACCCgagccctgcccctctgccctgttGAGGGCACCTGGGATGTGGGGGTTAGGGAGCAGAGGGTCCCCTCCGGGTCTGGGGCAGGGTAGTCCGGGGGAGAGTATAGAACCGGCAGAGGAAGGGcccagaatggacctgggagccggAGAGGCGTCGGGTGAGGGCAGAGGCCTGGGGACATTCAAGGAGgacccccgggctctttccgggcgGTCTCTGGAACCCTGCTCCGATGGGCAGTTAacattctccatccccttgcccgagGCCCTGCGGCGTGAAGTGCTGGAGGACTGTAGCTTGCAGGAGGCACAGAGAGCCCTAACCCGTGATGCCGCCCGTGGCGGCAGACCGGGTTTCAGGGGGGCCCCTCCAAGGGGCCGGTGGTCGGCGATCCAGTCCCCTACCCACACTCCCTCTCCAGGGGGACGGtccagccgggggcggggggctccagaTGGAAAATCGCGTGTGTCCATCCCCAGCCTCCGTGGGGGGAGGTGGACGAGAAAGCGTATTTGGTTTTTCAGGATCTCTGGGTTGGGGATGAGGGTTGGGGAAGTGTGGGAAGGGCttaggggggatggagaaggatggTAAAGATTGGGGACGTgtgtggaggggaagaagggtggggagatACGGGAATGGAGAATTGGAGAGAAGTTGAGAAAGATGAGAAGGGTAAAGGGGGGAGGAGTGTGGAGTTGTGGGTCCTGATGGGAAGTCCTGGGCTGACCTGAACTGTGTGTCTCCTCCGTCCGTATCCCAGGACACGGAGGGTCTCAGCTGGAAAGGGGTCAGTCCCAACTGGTCTTGGGCACGAGGAATCCACCCTCTAGGCCCCACTGCCCCCTAGCGGAAATGGGGAGCTAGAATCTGCCAAACGGCCCAGGGCCCAGCGGTCCGAGGGGGCTGCCCTGACGCCCCCCGACCAGACCTGGGATGCGACCAGGATCAGGCCCGGCCTCCGCGGGGACAGCCTGAGGCTGAGGGCTCTGGGGCTCAGGCCTACAGGGGGCTTCTCGCTGCCACTTTCCTCCCCAAAGTGCCTGGGGCAAGAAGGGAGGGTCAAGGGTCTCCCACTGACCTGAGCCTTTCAGTATCGTGGGCCCCTGAGGGCTGCGCCTGCTGGCACTCCCGAAATGGGGGCGATGAGGGCATCACCGGGACAGGCTTgacttccctgcccttctccccatccGTGGCCCTCTTCCAGTCCCTGCCGAGGGAGCTGCCCACAGGTCACGCCGGGTAGCTCCCGGGATCTCGCGCCCACCCTAACGGCGGCATTccacccgggttttaatccccgagATTCAACCGCCGGAGCTAAGGGGAAGCCTGGTCTgccttcccctgccctgcccctggtcCCCCAACTCCTGCCACACAGCCCCCGCCccgtctcagtcccctcatcgcAGGCTCCTGGCCCAAGCACAGTGGTCCCCCGAAGCTTGGCCGCCGTTTCCCCGGGAGACCCCTACTGGCCCCGGCTCCCACTGTTCCCCGGGGGGGATCCCAGTGAGCCCCCGGGACTGCGACCAGTCTGCCCTCTTTGGCTGGCACGTTCCGGCCGGACTGAGCGTTCGCTCTCCACCGGGAGCCCAGTGGTTGGCGGAAACGGCAGCGTGGCTCCTGGGGCTGCTGCAAGGGGGCTGATCTTGGGGTCCCAGCCCCAGGGGAGGCGCATGAGATCAGACGACTTCCAGGCGACCTGAGATTCGGGTCCGTGAAGGCGAAGGGTCCCGGGGGAAGCAGCCCCTGGTGGTGCTCTGCCGCCCCTGGCCTCACGTAAGCCCTCCTGCCCCTCGGCCCACCCCTCTGTTTCCCTGCTCCCTGGCCGCTCCCCGGGATAAGGTCTGAAATCCGCTTtagcagagagaaaggagtgcAAGCAGCTGGGGCCGGAAGATTGGGGGATTTAAGCTTTCCGGGATATCTGTGTCCCTTCTCCTCAGGGTGTAAGGTGCCGGAATCCCACAGGGACCCAGAAGGGCCTGAATCTGGAAGCCAGATTCATCCGAGAACTTAAAGGGGGTCTTAACTGAATCTCTTCCACCCCACACTCTTCACCCTCCAACTCCCATTCCCCTCACTCTGGGTGGAAGGAGCTGGTCCGGCAGTGAGGACCACACAACTGCAGCTCTCGGCTGCCCCGGGCCGCCCCAACCCCTCCCAAGAGCAAGGAAAGAACCCAGTAGCCTCTGTCCCATCCCTCCAGATCTGGTTCcactctgactcctagtcctctCGTTGTCCCTCTGGAGGGTCCAGAACAACCAGTGCCTTCCATTCTaccacccagcactcagtaaagggCCCCGCCATAACCAGCTTCTTGTGGGACACAAGTGGCTTTTGCCAGCATTAGTCACGGGTGCcagtccccccgccgccccaccgtGTCCACACCCCTGCTGGGTCGGCCTGCTGGGGATCCTTCAGGCTCCTCTTTCCACAGTTCCCCAAACCCATGCCTTCTCTGGATTTGCCCACCCTAGGTTGGCATATGGGGCAAACTGCCCCCTCCTATGGCTCCGGCCCGCCCCCTGGGCCGGCCGGTCGCAGTCCTCCCTGCCGGGGGATCCGGCCAGCTCTCCGGGCCTTTTATGCCGGACTCTGTCCCTGtttccacctctcttccccaggcctttagcttccctcctacccccagtggctcagcaacagagaagcagggacagggacgggggggcaggggcgggggcaagGATGGGGCGGGGACAGAAGCacgggcgggggcaggggcagagccccAGCATTCGGAGGCTCCTGGCAATCACGGTcttccccccggggccgggccgggccggacccaaGGATAGCGCTACAAGTCCTCAATGTCCCACAcgtttttcctcccttctgcgtcaccaacACACTCGAGACCATACCCGCTAAGTGCTTATATACAGATCCTTCTATTCCGCCACCTCCCCTCTAGGTAATTTAATTAcctgtctcccttgttagactgtaagctccttgaacgcATAAATCTTGCCTACCTAGTCAGCCTAttttatcatactcttccaagagcttagcccagtgttgCGCGCACAGGAAGCTCtcgataaagaccactgatggactgattggcaGCAGCGAGCTCAGGGCAACAGGCAGAAGAGAGGTGACTTTCCCCATGGGCAGCCCTTGCTTAACCACCTGAGCCTGGAGCCCCGTCCCCGCCCAAGGGGAGGCCACGGGAACCTGAGCCCCCCCAGGACCCGACAGAGCTCTGGGACAGTGGTAGGGCCTCGCTGGAGGGAGGGCTGGAGACCATAAGCCCTGGCAccacccattcccctcccctgctgGCGAGGAGGCGAAATCTCGGAGGGCAGTAGACGTAGAAGGGGTGTACGTGGACCCAGGCTGTGCCCAGGATAAGGTTGCGACCAGGAGTTGCTGATGCCACGGGGTGGTCCTGTCTCTGCGCCTGGACCAGGGTGGGGGCTGAGTTTtaggggcagaagaggagctaTGAGAGGAAGCTGAAGGACCAGAACGCTGTGGGCAGGCACCCCTACCCCTCAGCTTGCCCCGGCACAGACCCCACCACCACCCAGATGGGCACCGCCCTGAAAAAAGCAgtcagaggtggctgggcaagcaGTATAAAAAGTCTCTGCCCCTTGGGCATGACCCTGGTGACCAAGGCAAAGCTCCCCCAAGGCCCCTGGCCTTCGCAGAGGTTCTCAGTCCCGGGCGTTGACTCTGCTCCCTTGGAAGATCCTTTCGgagtctgggcttgggggtcgggaGGTGTGGGGAGGATTGGTGGAGGCAATCCCTCGTCCCAGAAGGGGAGAGGCTGCGGGCTGATCACTGCTGCCACCCGACGGGGCAGAGGGCAGGCCTCCAGTAAGGGGAGCGGGGGGCCTTGTGGCCTGGGGGCTCTGGAGAAGATACCAACCCCTCAAGAGGGGAGcacagggggaaggggggggcacaGCCTCTGCCGGAGGGTGGTGCGAGCAGACGCTCCATCGTGGGGAAGGGGACATGGGGCGAGGTAGtctccctcaccccatcccaggTGTCTCCTAAGCAAGGGAggcagcccctgccctcccctccggccccagaGTCTGGGTGCGGCCCCAAGCGGGAAGATGGCGCCGGGTGGCCTCGAGTGCCCAGAGGGCCCAGAGTTTCCGGTGCGCCCGCGGCACCCGGAGGGCCCGGTGTGTAAGGGAGACGCAGCTCGCGGGTCCCGGGGGCAGGGACGAGACTGACCCCCACGATCCCCTGGGGCCTCTtccacttcttccttccccctcttcttcctcctctcccctcctccctcttctctcccaccctctcctcctctccttcgtcctcttcctgcttcctctccacCAAGGGGCCCTGGGGTGCTGCTCTGCCAGGCAGGCCCTGGGGTTGCCGAGCTGGCTAGAGAGGGGATGTGGGGacctggcagggaggagggatctaggggagaggggagggagaaggagggcggTGGAGTCTATGACAAGGGGGAGCGGGTCAGCAGTTGCTCATGGCAAGGCTGATGGGCAGTGGGAGTACTGCGGGCTGGAGCCTTGGAGAAGTGGAACGGGGGGGTGGACAGATGACCATTTTTCTCCCTAGAACTTTTTGCTCCCCCTGGTCTCCATCCCATCCCTCGTGGCTGGTTCGAACCTCCTTCCTCAGTGGAGGGCGGGGGTAGGGGGTTCTCGTCCCTACTCCGacgaggaggctgggagggctgaggggatgggggaaacctgtcccccattccctctccccccgcttccTTCTTTtcgaccctttccctgcccctcttccccctgaCTCCCCGGAGACGGCGAGggcagccggggaggggggagcttcGGCCGGTTCCTAGGGTCAGAGGGTCCCAGGACCGGCCAGCCCCCGCCCCATCAAGCTGACCGCCCCAGGAACGGGCCTTCCCCTGGACTGCCGTCGGGGCGAGGGCTTCCACGACTGATTAATCGGTCGACTAGGCCTCGTGCCCGCACGGCCAAGGCCTCTGGGGGGCGGGGTGAGGCTGGGCATCTCGGGCGCGATCGTGGGGTCTCGGAAGAGGGCAGCCACGGACCCTCcatcccgccctccgccccctccccctccccgtcggtCCGTCCgttcgtccgtccgtccatcccgaGCCACGGGCGCTCACCTCCAGAGCTTGCCCAACGTCTTGCTGAGCTCGGCGTTGTGCAGGTGCGGGTACTGGTCGGCCAGCTTCCTGCGCGCCGCCTGCGCCCACACCATGAAGGCGTTCATGGGCCGCTTGACGTGCGGCTTGCTCTTGCTGGACCCGTTGACCCTCACGGGCATGGGCACCAGGGTCCAGTCGTAGCCGCTCAGCACCTGGCTGACCGCCTCCCGGATGCACACGGGGAACTTGTCGTCGTCCGGCTCGGAGTCGGCCTGCTGCTGGGCCTGCTGCTGGGCCTGCTGTTGCTGGGCCTGCTGCTGCTGGGCCTGCTGGGGCTGCGGTTGCTGCTCCTTCTTCAGCTTGCCCAGCTCGCCGGCCCCGGGGCTAGCGCGGAGCCCCTGCTTGTCCGGCCCCAGGGAAGGAGGACCGCCCCCGGGGGACAGGCGGTGATGATCTTCGGAGCCCGCCGGGCTCATCTCCACCTCCGACAGATCCTGCTCCTCCGACATGgtgtcccacctccccctcttcctcctccttcttctcctcctcctcttcctcctcctctttctcctcctcctcctcctcttcttcttcctcctcctctggctcctgtGGCTGCTGCCGCCGCTCTCCTCGACGGCCTCTTCTCCCCCGCCTGGCACAGACGGGGCAGAGTGTCAGAGGggaccctgcttcctctccccagggcagtggaagaggagggggtcTCCCCCGCCACGACTCAGGGGATGGGGGACCGGAGAGCCCGAgagcagcccccagccccgggtGCCTAGAGGAGGGGGTCCCTGGGCTCAGGGCCCGGCTTTGGGTGGACCGGAGAGCCCAGAAAGACCAGCTTGGGAGGGACGCCCGGTTTGGGTGCTCGGACTGGCTCTTTTCGGGAGGCAGTTGGTCTCAAACAACTGCTGCTtcaagaaagcaaaaaaaaaaaacccaaaaatcccAAACGGATTCTTTATTCCGCTCTAATCCCTGCCTCGGGATtccacaccttccctgcctcccacctttttcccctctccccatccatcccGGCCCGACAGCGGGGAATGGGCAAAGCTAActccgggagccggggagggggacggggcaggtAATCTCGGGGGGGTCCCGTCTTCTCCTCCGGGCCACTGccccggggggcgagggagggccagggcaggagaaggacagggcgagcaagggagagggagagagagaaaaagcaagaGAGTTGGGGGACTCACGTCAGCTGGGATGGTCGGGGCCTGGGGGCCCAGACAATTTGTATCCCAAAGCCTGTGGTTGGTCCGGCGGAGGCTTTGGCTCTGAGCAGGGGGACCGTCTCAGTCCACTGCCATAACTAGAgggactctctctcctccccaacagcCCAGCCGGACTTCTCTGACGGACTGACTGGCTgtcgagggctgggggagggaaggagggaaggagggagggaggaagggagggggaagagaaggaagggcagaaggTGGAGCTTCCAGCTCTTTTATATCTTCGATACGTTGGTTTCCCCCAGGCTAGGAGGGCTGGCACCCCTCCGTTCCCAGCCCCCTCCGGGCACCCACCTtagcccccccacccaccccaagatTTAGTCCCCACCCAGTGAGCTTCTGGTCTTGGGGGGAAGCGGGGCCCAGGAGAAGGAGGGCTAGGAGTGGGTGAAGGTCCATGGTGCAGGCAGGAGAAGCTATGGGGGACCCAGTTTGGAGCAGGAATCTGAAGTTGGGGGGCTGgagcggggctgggtgggggtgggccttAGGGAGTAGGGCTGTCCTAGGACAGGCCTTATACCCATTCCAGACACAGGGGGCCCGGGATgaagaagcatggcgtagtgagaagcagcgtggcatagtagatagagcacgggcctgggagtcggaagatcatgggttctaatcctgtctccacctcttgtctgctctgtgtccttgggcaaataaccTCACCTCTctcggtctcagttacctcatctggaaaatggggattgaaagcgtttaacaaataccacgattattatttttttctattgttATGAAGAGCGGACGGGCTTGATGCATGGGGTCTGGCAGAGCCTTGGGGGAGACCCCTGTTCTCCcctaaaccaatcaatcatatttattgagcacttaacgcgtgcagagcactgtcctaagtacttgggagagtacagtgtaacaaattccctgtccacagagagctttcgGTCAGCTCTGGGGCCccgccagccccctcctccagtccTAGATGGAGACCCGCCAACCTGCCTGGCACGGGTTGGCTGGCTGCCCTTTTCCCCGCTGCAGGGCTGGGTTCCGGCCCGTGGAAGGGGGAGAGCCGTGCACGAGCCCCAGCAGGGCTCAGGGGAAGAAggggtcaagagaagcagcacggatggagcccagatctgggaatcagaaagtcataggtttaatcccggctctgccacttgtctgctgtgtgaccctgggcaagtcactacacttctccatgcctcaagttacctcatccgtaagttggggattgagaccgtgagccccacacgggacagggactgtggccaactcgatttgctcctatccaccccagcacttacctagtaagcgcttatcaaatgccatcattcttaagGAGTCCAGCCTGGTCTTCTGGCTGCCTAGGGAGCCTTGGGGCTGGGACGGATGGGAGTGGGTCAGCAGGAGGGTTCAGGGGACTCAAGGGCTGGGTTGAATCCtttccagggaaaatgaggacccaTTCGAGACAGGTCAGATTCTCCCAGGAGAGCCCGTCTTGGTCTACACTCAAATGATTTGGGGACACGGCTGGGTCACCCCACTGGTGTCTCTCGCTACTCTTAGGATCCCAAGGAAGTGGTCCCGGCAGCCATGTCCTATAGGAATAGGGTTCTGGGCCCAGAAGGGACCTCGAGAGGTCATTttacccatccccctgcctctaggTGGGACTGTTCTTAACACATCCCAGACGGACGAGATGCCATCTGATATCTACAATCTTCAGAGTTGGAGAAGCCAGGAGTTCAGCTAAGGTTTCCAACTCAGGGTCTGGTCCTTCAGCAATCCTGCTTCTTCTAGTCGAGCTGCCTGaccccctgctcccttctccttgtAGCCAGGGCTCCTCCCGAGGTGGACTCTGCAGCTGAAAAGACCTTTGGGCTCTGCCCAGCACTCTCTATCTCCTTCCCCGGACCCCAGCCCCTTTGAGATTTCTTGCTCAGCCCTCTGAGGCCTGAGATGAAGGTTCctctctgaggaggaggaggaggagactggggtcgggggtggggggtaggcggaggagagggcgggtgTAGGGGTTGTCTCCTGGCCCCGCGGGGAGGTAGCCCCGGCTGGGGAACACCGGACTGATTGTTCCCCAGTCTGAGGCTGAGATGCGAcctggtgtgggggaggggatgagCGGGATATACGGCGGGGGAGGGGATCCCGTGGGGAGGGTGAAATGGTAGAGATGGAAGGCGGGGGGCATCCAGGTGCCGTTCTTGGTATAGGAAAGCCCCAGTGCGGGTTCATTGGACACAGGAGCCCTTCAGAGTGGGCTCCATGCAGGCTGCCAGGGGCTGGCTGAGCTCCTCCGGGGAGTAGCAGAGTCGGGAGGTCTGTGCCCACCCGAGTCCCAGCATCAGCAATCCCCCACCTCATCCCAGCCTCCACCATTCCTCACCATCCCTAAATCACCTTCcccatctcatctctcccccaccccaagccttcctcttcccctttccttctcaccaAGTCCTTGTTTtcttccctacctctcctcctccatctctccccagatcctctcctccttccttcctctctctgttcctcattcttttccaatggctttttccatcCGTTCCTTGAGTTCCCTAAGTATCCTCATGCGCCTGCCATTtcacttcttttcttctcttctttgggtTTGCGGGGCTCTCCCCGCCCTCTTGCTCCTTCAGGGATGCCCTTAGGAATGGCATCAGACCTGCCTCTCCTCCAGctgcctcctcatcctctccttgacccct
This window encodes:
- the SOX10 gene encoding transcription factor SOX-10, translated to MSEEQDLSEVEMSPAGSEDHHRLSPGGGPPSLGPDKQGLRASPGAGELGKLKKEQQPQPQQAQQQQAQQQQAQQQAQQQADSEPDDDKFPVCIREAVSQVLSGYDWTLVPMPVRVNGSSKSKPHVKRPMNAFMVWAQAARRKLADQYPHLHNAELSKTLGKLWRLLNESDKRPFIEEAERLRMQHKKDHPDYKYQPRRRKNGKAAQGEGEGPGEGEPGGAAAIQAHYKSAHLDHRHPGEGSPMSDGNPEHPSGQSHGPPTPPTTPKTELQSGKAESKRDGRSLGEGGKPHIDFGNVDIGEISHEVMSNMETFDVNEFDQYLPPNGHAGHPGHVGGYAAAGYGLGGALAVASGHSAWISKQHGVSLPSASPGADPKAQVKTEGSGQAPHYPEQPSTSQIAYTSLSLPHYGSAFPSISRPQFDYSDHQPSGPYYGHSGQPSSLYSAFSYMGPSQRPLYTAISDPSPSGPQAHSPTHWEQPVYTTLSRP